The window CGACCCGCATCATCCCTACACGCGCGCCCTGCTGGATTCGGTTCCGAATCCGGACCCGGACACGCGCGGTGTGGAATCGAGATTGGTCGGCGACGTCCCGAGTCCGAGCGATCCCCCTTCGGGCTGTAAGTTTCACACCCGCTGTCCCGAACTCATCATTCCTGACCCGTTCACTCGGGACACATATCGCGAATACATGGACCTCCGGAACGACGTACGGGACGAGAACCTGCAAACGGATACCGATCCAGCGTCGGTTCGCTCGCATTATTTCACGGCGAGCCTTCCGGCGGCGGTCGACCGGACCATCGAACGGGCCATCTCGAACGCGGCGGACGGAGACTGGGATGAGGCGCAATCAACGCTCGCGGAATATCTGTCGCCCTGCGAAGCGCACATTCCGAAACTGGAATCAGTCGCCGACGGGCAGCTGTCGGCCTGTCACTTGGAGAGCGACGAGCGAGAGGCATTTTCGTGGTAACCGGAGCGTCCTTTGCGTCGAGCGTGGTGGCCAAAGAACTCGGCGGCGACGAACTGATAGCACACGACCCGGACGTTCCGCTTCCGCCAGCATCGAACACGAAACTACTCACCGCCGCACTGGCCTACCACCATCTCGGCCCGGACTATCGGTTCGAGACGAACGTTTCTCGATCCGGCGATTCCCTTGTGCTCGCAGGGCGGGGAAATCCATCGCTTTCGCTCGACCGATTGTCGGTCCTTGCCGAACGCGTCGGAAACAACGGCATCGGCACAGTGACGAACGTCATCGCCGACGTGGGATGGTTCTCCGAAGCATCCCGTGGGCCGGGATGGATGTGGGAAGACGGACGGCACGAGTACGGTGCGAAGAGCACGGCACTCGCGCTCGACGGAAATACAGTCTCGGTAACGGTGACGGGCACGGAGGTCGAGATAACCCCACGAACGAGTGCTATCGAACTCGACACGAACATCGACCCGTCCGCGGACGAGTTACGAATGTTTCGTGACGACGATACGATTCGTATCGAAGGACGATCACCTGACGAATCGAACACCGAGCGCGTCCCGGTCGGTGACCCGGTTTGTCACTGCCTGCTCGCGTTCCGGGACGCGCTGGAAGCGGTCGGGGTGGCTCACATCGGCGGTCTGCACGTCACGGAAAAACCGAAGTCGGGCGAACCGATAGCGACGGTGAAATCGCCGCCGGTCTCCGAACTCGTTCGGGAGATGAACGTGCCATCCGACAACTTCCTCGCGGAACAACTCGCTCGAAACATCGCCAAAGAGGTTCGTGGAAAGGGGTCGTGGAGCGAATGGGAAACAGTCATCGAGGAGTTCCTCGATTCCCGCACCGTCGGCGCGTTCAGAATTCGAGACGGGTCCGGGCTATCGCGGTACAATCTGATTTCCGCCCGTGGCATCGTTCGCGTCCTCGAATGGGTCACGGAGCAACCGTGGTCGGAGACGTTTTTCAACTCGCTCCCGAAACCCGGCGAGGGAACCCTCGAAGATCGACTGTCGGATGTTGGCTGCGACGTTCGAGCGAAAACGGGAACCCTCACCGGAAGCAGAACGCTCTCCGGAATCGTTCGTCGGGATAACGGACGGAGCGACGTGATTTTTTCCGTGCTTCTCGGGGGGTTGACCGCCGAGGACGAAGAGAACGCACGGGAGACCATCGACGATTTCGTTCGGGAACTGGCGGAGTGAGTTCGCGAGCGTTTTTATTCGAAGACGGGCCAAGGGGAGTCGATGGACTTCCTC of the Haladaptatus caseinilyticus genome contains:
- the dacB gene encoding D-alanyl-D-alanine carboxypeptidase/D-alanyl-D-alanine endopeptidase → MVTGASFASSVVAKELGGDELIAHDPDVPLPPASNTKLLTAALAYHHLGPDYRFETNVSRSGDSLVLAGRGNPSLSLDRLSVLAERVGNNGIGTVTNVIADVGWFSEASRGPGWMWEDGRHEYGAKSTALALDGNTVSVTVTGTEVEITPRTSAIELDTNIDPSADELRMFRDDDTIRIEGRSPDESNTERVPVGDPVCHCLLAFRDALEAVGVAHIGGLHVTEKPKSGEPIATVKSPPVSELVREMNVPSDNFLAEQLARNIAKEVRGKGSWSEWETVIEEFLDSRTVGAFRIRDGSGLSRYNLISARGIVRVLEWVTEQPWSETFFNSLPKPGEGTLEDRLSDVGCDVRAKTGTLTGSRTLSGIVRRDNGRSDVIFSVLLGGLTAEDEENARETIDDFVRELAE